The proteins below are encoded in one region of Pelagibacterium flavum:
- a CDS encoding Lrp/AsnC family transcriptional regulator → MKLPIDEIDRKILRAIQKDSARSMSELGDQIGLSASACHRRLKALEERGYVAGYHAVLSREKLGLSMQFFIELSLTSQSDKTFEAFEKAVRDIPEVLECHLMAGQSDYILRVVCEDAAAFERLHRDLVARLPGVARIHSNLSIREVKQWSSFPI, encoded by the coding sequence ATGAAATTGCCCATCGATGAGATCGACCGCAAAATCCTGCGCGCCATACAGAAGGATTCAGCACGGTCGATGAGCGAGCTCGGCGACCAGATCGGGCTTTCCGCATCGGCTTGCCACCGGCGTCTCAAGGCGCTCGAGGAACGCGGTTACGTCGCCGGGTATCATGCCGTGCTGAGCCGCGAAAAACTCGGGCTTTCGATGCAGTTCTTCATCGAACTGTCGCTGACCAGTCAGTCCGACAAGACCTTCGAGGCGTTCGAAAAAGCGGTGCGCGACATTCCTGAAGTTCTCGAATGTCATCTGATGGCCGGGCAATCGGACTATATCCTGCGCGTTGTCTGTGAGGACGCAGCAGCCTTCGAGCGGCTGCACCGCGATCTTGTTGCCCGCCTGCCGGGGGTGGCGCGAATTCATTCAAACTTGAGTATTCGTGAAGTCAAACAGTGGAGCAGCTTCCCGATATAG
- a CDS encoding methyl-accepting chemotaxis protein has translation MKFTRPKIKNIKLSTSVVLLFLATLALSVGSIFRLVDSELRNEIARTAHHNQQSNLRVAATMFADAVEGGEVAWNAEGEVTGVTLPAIPEFTDNTLIDKITQVTGETATVFVWDEETQDFWRRTTNIIKPDGTRAIGTELGQTGAVYPVVMSGETFLGEAVILGNPYFTAYQPITAPDGEILGILYVGVEKAKIVALQDQVLMLLAGLSLAVFLVAGGLVLVASRRLMRPLARLASAMEDVAADPVNAQVPYADLGNEVGLMARSVEVFRQNGVRVAEMSDSERDASEKRRVERAAMMEQLRDAFGAVVDAAVEGDFSRRVDEAFPDEQLNALARSVNGLVSTVANGLEETGDVLAALAQTDLTKRVEGEYSGAFDKLKSDTNAVADRLEEIVGQLRQTSRSVRTATGEILSGATDLANRTTRQAATIEETSVAMEVVATAIASNAKRAQQALERVNEVSELAGSSGEVMTSATHAMERITTSSGKISNIIGMIDDIAFQTNLLALNASVEAARAGEAGKGFAVVAIEVRRLAQSAAQASAEVKALIEQSASEVDGGSKLVANAAGMLEQIREAIMVNAQLMGDVASANSEQANSVSDVNRAVSQLDEMTQHNAALVEETNAAIEQTEVQARQLDEIVEIFRVSDGNSDDMQPKARAA, from the coding sequence ATGAAATTCACCCGCCCGAAGATTAAAAACATAAAGCTGTCCACTTCGGTCGTTCTTCTTTTTCTCGCTACGCTTGCATTGTCGGTTGGTAGTATTTTCCGGCTGGTCGATAGCGAATTGCGGAACGAGATTGCCCGGACGGCTCATCACAATCAGCAATCGAACCTGCGTGTCGCCGCGACAATGTTCGCCGACGCTGTAGAGGGTGGAGAGGTTGCCTGGAACGCCGAGGGCGAGGTTACGGGTGTTACGCTGCCTGCCATTCCCGAGTTCACCGACAACACGCTGATCGACAAGATCACCCAGGTGACCGGGGAGACCGCCACCGTTTTTGTTTGGGACGAGGAAACACAGGATTTCTGGCGCCGCACCACAAACATCATCAAGCCGGATGGGACACGCGCCATCGGGACCGAGTTGGGCCAGACCGGCGCCGTCTATCCGGTGGTCATGTCGGGGGAAACCTTTCTTGGCGAAGCCGTCATTCTGGGCAATCCCTATTTCACCGCTTACCAGCCGATAACGGCGCCGGACGGAGAAATCCTGGGCATACTGTATGTGGGCGTGGAAAAGGCCAAGATCGTTGCGTTGCAGGATCAGGTGCTGATGCTTTTGGCGGGGCTGTCGCTTGCGGTTTTCCTCGTGGCCGGGGGGCTGGTGCTCGTCGCGTCGCGCCGGCTCATGCGGCCCCTCGCGCGGCTGGCTTCGGCCATGGAGGATGTCGCCGCCGATCCGGTCAATGCGCAGGTGCCTTACGCCGATCTCGGCAATGAGGTGGGCCTGATGGCGCGGTCAGTCGAAGTGTTTCGCCAGAACGGGGTCCGGGTTGCCGAAATGAGCGACAGCGAGCGCGACGCGAGCGAAAAGCGGCGCGTCGAGCGTGCGGCCATGATGGAGCAGTTGCGCGACGCGTTCGGCGCCGTGGTGGACGCGGCGGTGGAGGGCGATTTCAGCCGCCGGGTGGATGAGGCGTTCCCTGACGAACAGCTCAACGCGCTGGCCCGCAGCGTCAATGGACTGGTATCCACCGTTGCCAATGGCCTTGAAGAGACGGGGGACGTTCTGGCGGCCCTGGCGCAGACGGACCTGACAAAGCGCGTCGAGGGCGAATACAGCGGGGCTTTTGACAAGCTCAAATCCGATACCAATGCGGTTGCCGACAGGCTGGAAGAAATCGTGGGGCAGTTGCGCCAGACCTCGCGGTCGGTTCGCACGGCGACGGGTGAAATCCTCTCTGGTGCCACCGACCTTGCCAACCGCACGACGCGGCAGGCGGCAACCATCGAGGAAACGTCGGTCGCCATGGAAGTTGTGGCCACGGCCATCGCCTCGAACGCCAAACGGGCACAGCAGGCTCTGGAGCGGGTCAACGAGGTGTCGGAACTGGCCGGCAGCAGCGGCGAGGTGATGACCAGCGCCACCCACGCGATGGAACGCATTACGACCTCGTCGGGCAAGATTTCCAACATCATCGGCATGATCGACGATATCGCTTTCCAGACCAACCTTTTGGCGCTCAATGCTTCGGTGGAAGCAGCGCGGGCCGGGGAGGCGGGCAAGGGCTTTGCGGTTGTCGCGATCGAAGTGCGGCGGCTGGCTCAATCGGCGGCGCAGGCCTCCGCGGAGGTCAAGGCCCTGATCGAGCAGAGCGCCAGTGAAGTCGATGGGGGCTCGAAACTCGTGGCCAACGCAGCGGGCATGCTCGAGCAGATCCGCGAGGCGATCATGGTCAATGCCCAACTGATGGGCGATGTCGCCAGCGCCAACAGCGAGCAGGCGAATTCGGTCTCGGACGTGAACCGGGCCGTCAGCCAGCTCGACGAGATGACCCAGCACAATGCGGCGCTGGTCGAGGAAACCAACGCAGCCATCGAGCAGACCGAGGTTCAGGCGCGCCAGCTCGATGAGATCGTCGAGATCTTCCGCGTTTCGGATGGCAATTCCGATGACATGCAGCCAAAGGCGAGGGCGGCTTAG